ACCGCCGCGGAACCGGCTTTGCCGGGCCGCTGGCGGTGCCCCCTCGAGGGCGAGGCGGCGAAGCCGCTTCGGGGGTGGGCCTGTTTACAGGGGCCGGCCGGCGCGGGCCGTGAGCCAGGCCGGCGCGTCCTGCAGGCACACCGGGCGCAGAAAACGCGCCAGTGCGGCGTCGCCCACCGAGGTGCTCTCGGGCCGGGTGCTGCTGGGCCAGGGGCCGCCGTGCTGCTGCGCGGCGGTGACGGCCACGCCGGTGGGCACGCCGGCAAACAGCACGCGGCCGGCGATGGCCATGGCGCCACGCACCAGGGCGTGCACGTCGTCGCCTTCGGTCTGCGCGCCCCACACGGTGACGGTGAGCGTGCCGCCCACCGCCTGCAGCACCTGCAGCGCCTGGGCCACGCTGGCGGCACGCACGATCAGGCTGCTGGGGCCAAACACCTCTTCGCGCAGCGCTGCCTTGGCATTGAACTCGAGCGCGCTGACCTGGGCCAGCACCGGCCGCGGCGGCTGGCCGGCGGGGGCGGTCTCGCGCAGCAGAAAGCTGGCGCCGGCCTCGGCCCAGTGCGCCACGCCGGCCTCGAAGCCGGCCCGCATGGCCTGGGTGAGCATGGCATGCGGCGTTTGCGCCTTCAGCGCCTCGGCCAGCTGGGCCACGAAGGCGTCGTTCAAGGCCTTGGCGTCCAGGCCGGGCTGCAGCTGGTCGATCAGCACGATCACGCCGGGGTTGGTGCAGAACTGGCCGCAGCCCAGCGCCACGCTGCCGGCCAGCGTGGCGGCCAGCGCGGCGCCGTTGGCGGCCAGTTCGGCCGGCAGCGCGATCACCGGGTTGACCGAACCCAGCTCGCCAAAAAACGGGATCGGGCGCGGCCGCGCGGCGGCCTCGGCGGCCAGCGCGGCGCCGCCTTGCGTGGAGCCGGTGAAGGCACCGGCGGCGATGGCCGGATGGCGCACCAGGCGAACGCCCACATCGCGCCCGCCGCCCTGCACCAGGCCCACCAGCCCGGCCGGCAGGCCTTGCGCGGCCAGCACCTGCTGCACGATGGCCCACACCGCCTGCGACAGCAGCAGATGGCCCGAATGCGCCTTCACCACCACCGGGCAGCCGGCGGCCAGGGCCGAGGCGGTGTCACCGCCCAGCACCGAAAACGCAAACGGGAAGTTGCTGGCCGAGAACATGGCCACCGGGCCCAGCGGCACGCTCCAGCGCTGCATGGCCGGGTGGCCGGC
The genomic region above belongs to Aquabacterium sp. OR-4 and contains:
- a CDS encoding aldehyde dehydrogenase family protein, with product MSAMLTSFDARTAQVLGELAPTPPAAVDAAAEAAAAAFAGWQASSSAQRAALLRGLADGLEAARETLVPLADRETALGPVRLNGELDRTAFQLRRFAQIAERGEAFAVLDDPAVAGAPPAGHPAMQRWSVPLGPVAMFSASNFPFAFSVLGGDTASALAAGCPVVVKAHSGHLLLSQAVWAIVQQVLAAQGLPAGLVGLVQGGGRDVGVRLVRHPAIAAGAFTGSTQGGAALAAEAAARPRPIPFFGELGSVNPVIALPAELAANGAALAATLAGSVALGCGQFCTNPGVIVLIDQLQPGLDAKALNDAFVAQLAEALKAQTPHAMLTQAMRAGFEAGVAHWAEAGASFLLRETAPAGQPPRPVLAQVSALEFNAKAALREEVFGPSSLIVRAASVAQALQVLQAVGGTLTVTVWGAQTEGDDVHALVRGAMAIAGRVLFAGVPTGVAVTAAQQHGGPWPSSTRPESTSVGDAALARFLRPVCLQDAPAWLTARAGRPL